Part of the Verrucomicrobiota bacterium genome, TGCTTCGTCCCGGACGGCCATTACGGTGGACTGCATCGGCTCTACGCCGACCGGATGCCGCAGCCGGGACCGATCTACAACCTCGACGGCAACCGGATCGGTGAACACAAGGGCGTACAGCTCTTCACGGTCGGCCAGCGCCGCGGCCTCGGCGTCAGCGCATCCGCGCCGCTCTACGTTGTCGAGATTGACGCGGCGCGCAATGCGCTCATTGTCGGTCCTGACAGCGCACTTGACGCCGGCACGCTCATCGCACGTTGCCCGTCGTGGATCAGCATCGATCCGCCTCAGGGGCCGCTGAGGGCGCTGATCAAGATCCGCTATAACCACGCGGGCACGATGGGAACGGTCTCGCCGCTCGATAAGAACACGCTCCGTGTCGATTTCGACGAGCCTGTCCGTGCTATCACACCGGGCCAGGCGTGCGTGTTCTACGACGGGGATCTGGTGCTCGGCGGCGCGTGGATCGAGGGCCGGGCTTAGGACTCGCTGCGGACAAAGTCCTTCCGCTCGTCGCTCCAGCGGTGGAAGGCGTGCGCGACGGCCTTGCCGTTCTTCATGGCGACAATCATGTATTCGACGCTCGGATGAAGGGGCGTGCCCGCGAAATCGAGCGCGCTCTGGCGGTCGGCGGGCGAAAGCTCCGTCGAGCCGTCCGGATGGCTGTGATAGATAAGCTTGATACGCCAGCCTTTGGCGCGCGTTTCGGCGTCGATGAGGAGCAACCGCTTCGGGTTGATCGCGAAGCCGGACGCGGCGTCGCGCGGGTGCTGCTGGGGGTCGAGGCGATGGAACTCATCGAGCGCGTTCTGGCAGGCGAGCACGCGGTCTTGGTGCGGCAGCTCTGGCGGACCAACGACGACGCCGACGGCCTCCTTCGGAAAGGCGCGTTGGCAGTCCTCGTAGATCGCCTTGAATTGTTTGCCCGAGAGCATCATGGCTGTGTTTCCCGTCTGCGCTCCTCTCTGGCCCCAACGCGCCCGACAAGACGAGCCGCGTCGCACGATTCAACACACACACGCTCTACGCCGCCGACTGGCGCGTTGTCCAGCGCAAACAGCGTCTTGAGGTAGTTGGACGTGAACCCGTGCCAATGCCGGGCGTTGCGCGTTCGCCCCTCGACGAGCACGTCCACCGTCCGGCCAATGAAGCGCTCGCGGCACCGCACGGCGGCGGCTTGGGCGGTCTGTGCCACCCGCGCAAGTCGCGCCTTGACGACGTCGTGCGGCACACGGCCCGGCATCCCGCCGGCCGCCGTGCCGGGCCGCGCACTGAACGGGAACACGTGCACCTTGCCGAAGGCGGTGCGCTCGATCAGGTCGAGCGAGTCGGCGAACTCGCCGTCCGTCTCGCCTGGAAAGCCGACGATCAGGTCGGTGCTCAGAACGAGATCGGGCATCGCGCGCGCCGTACGTTCGGCCATGGCGAGGTAGTCGTCGCGCGTGTACCCCCGGTTCATGCGCTCGAGCACGCTCGTCGAGCCGCTCTGCACCGAGACATGCAGATGCGGGCACGCCGCGCGGCTCGACGCGATCGCCTCGACAAGCCCGGTCGTCACTTCCTTCGGGTCGATCGAGCTGAGGCGCAGCCGCAGCAGACCGTCGACGGCATCGAGCGCGCGAACGAGCTCCGGCAGCCGCCGGCCCGCGTCGTCGTAGCCGCCGAGATGCACGCCGGTGAGTACAATCTCACGGTAACCGTTCCCGACGAG contains:
- a CDS encoding Mov34/MPN/PAD-1 family protein, with translation MMLSGKQFKAIYEDCQRAFPKEAVGVVVGPPELPHQDRVLACQNALDEFHRLDPQQHPRDAASGFAINPKRLLLIDAETRAKGWRIKLIYHSHPDGSTELSPADRQSALDFAGTPLHPSVEYMIVAMKNGKAVAHAFHRWSDERKDFVRSES
- the mtaB gene encoding tRNA (N(6)-L-threonylcarbamoyladenosine(37)-C(2))-methylthiotransferase MtaB; translated protein: MPTFVAQTIGCKVNQYETQRLVEQLEALGWRRCVNGNGADLCIVNTCTVTEQADAKCRQALRRLRRDHPGALVVAAGCYPERDRVGLDAMPEVDRVLDNADKERLVEVLGLSDGGAACLPSGISRLARHARAFVKVQDGCDQFCTYCIVPYVRGRSRSRAMEEVLDEARRLVGNGYREIVLTGVHLGGYDDAGRRLPELVRALDAVDGLLRLRLSSIDPKEVTTGLVEAIASSRAACPHLHVSVQSGSTSVLERMNRGYTRDDYLAMAERTARAMPDLVLSTDLIVGFPGETDGEFADSLDLIERTAFGKVHVFPFSARPGTAAGGMPGRVPHDVVKARLARVAQTAQAAAVRCRERFIGRTVDVLVEGRTRNARHWHGFTSNYLKTLFALDNAPVGGVERVCVESCDAARLVGRVGAREERRRETQP